The Vigna unguiculata cultivar IT97K-499-35 chromosome 11, ASM411807v1, whole genome shotgun sequence genomic sequence ctaataaaaaatttcactcGACTACTTCTAAAAATAccaatacatataattaaattaggaTAATCTCTTACTATATTATAAATAGAGAAGACAAATAAATTCGTTCCCGtcggtattgtccgaacccgttcCTATTTTGACGAGAAATCcctaattataaatatttatcctAAGTGAATTAACGTATAAAacttgttttattatatatataaaacttgtttttattatatatataaaacttgttatattatatgtgtATCTTTAAgtcaattaatatataaaacttgttACATTACATGAAATCATTTCATTatccttaatttaaatattaaaaatatttattataaaaaaattaaaagtaatattatttatatgcttgttatatttattttcaatcattAACACcaactttttaatttgaaaataagtaaaagtcaaaataaaatttcaatttataatgattttttattttaaattttaaattatataatttagaatataaatttatatacataaatgTATAATCTGAAATacaatcaataatatataaatctgTATTATGAGTAATGTAattgaaacatatttttattttatgttttgagacATATAGCCTGAAATACATTCcataataagattttattttaaattacacatttcaaaatataaaaatattaatattaacattcCTATAATTCAAAACTCATTTAAATTAGACGATCTTTAACTGAAATTGAAAATcctaaatcataaaataaattaaaaaaatttaaatttagatatatGCAGGTTGAAATTATGGGATGCAGGAAGAAATGCACCAACAAAAGTCCCCTTAAAGCAAAATCCAAGTTTGATACTTGGTTAAAGCTTCTTGCATCTCTTCAAATTTCGTCTCCTACCtcattaaacatttttttgaaaaatgtttaaCGTAAGAGAGAGAAGCGGTTGATTGCCGAAAAAAATTTCCGAAATAGTTTATTATgttcagaaaaataaatttcagaaatgataaaataagtaatagggtgtaggaagaaaatGATGCGGTGTAGGAAGTAATACCCTTGATACTTTTACTTAGTTTCTTTAGGCCCGTTTTGTTGTACTTGTATTCATACTGGACCATGAACATCTAAAAGTTCCACatgatttttgtattttttttttcttttctaaaactTATATTACTAAGTTATTCCGTTTTAACATTTTTCAACCACTACAaccataatattttttcacacGTCATTGAAATTACTTGAAAATTTAAGGCTAGACATTAGACAAAtacttttcatattttgaagAGTCACAGGTTGAATTTGAACACTCAATTTTTACATATCCTTGTTTTTCATTAGTGAAACAAGTAAAGGTACGtgagtttaaatatttttttgttacaatatCTTTTCTgactgatttttttttgttttaaaatttttccaattttcttaataataaagataaatgtttataatcactttctttcatttatttttctttactcgTCTCTATCTTGTGTAATTCCTTTTTTCTGCTCTAATAAGATTTGAGTCTGACCTTATTAGAGGGCCCAAGTAAGCCCACTAGTTGTCTCCAAGACCCCACAATACCCCACTCAGCCTACTCACTCTCATTCTGCTTCTTTTCTCTAAAACAGTTCCCATCCCTTCTCCATCTTCTAAAGCAGAAGCTGTGCTAGGACAACTGCGAAACGTCCCGAAAGCTCCTTCAACGTAAGTTAAACACCTGAACCTCATGTTTTTCCTCCTTTTTCTGTATGGTAGTGTTGGTTCAGCTTTGATATCATCCTTATAACCTTCCTTTCGTGTATTCTTGTATCTGTTTCAGCTTCTTAAGCTACCGTCATACTGTGGTGAGCTCCTCTTAGGGCTATCTTCCACCGTGGTTCTTTTTCCAAGTAAAAGAAGCTAGAGCCTTTGCGTTttcttgaaatattttgtatgttgTGACTTTACTTTGTGTTTAAAATGCATgtttgatgattgtggttgtaTCAAAATGAGTTTTGTTGTGTTTCGTGTAAAGTTGCTAGTATGCATGTGTGAGAGCAGGTGAGATCTGCTAGGCTCGCCCAAGTGAGTGGGTTGTCGCCTAAATGAGACGCTCTCACCTAAGCGAATAACTCTCGCCTAAGAGAGACTAGCAAAACCTCACATTTGGTTTCTGCCTgatctctcgctcaggcgacgaaCTTACGTTTTGAGATTTTGAGCAATGagtcatctcgctcaggcgtaagggtctcgcctaagcaagaactCGTGGAAACCTAAAGTGCTCACTGTgcgagctctcgcctaagcaagagaacattttcgcctgagcgaggacctctagcttgggcgaggttCGTGCAGGAAACACGTGCGAATTAAATTTGTTCCATGATGGTTTGATTTATctttgaaaatatgaaatatgatgCTCTGTATATTGTACGTAATATATAATGCATATGGAATTCATGTTTTTGGTATGAATTAAATCGTGAATCATGGTTGGTTggtttcattttatctttttatgatTTACACTGTTATAGAAAAATGTTTCtctaaaatgttattttacttttttatttatttcatttgtttttaaacTGATTTaccataaaaataacaatatattttaattgtatttaatatttaagaaattattattttagatctTAAATTAGACAAGTACTTTcgcaaattaaaattttttatatcaatctCCAAAACGTCAATTATATGcattaataaataagtaaataattatttctttaatatgTGTTCTTAGATATAAAAGAGAATTTTAAAAGAGAATATACAGGCCTCCTCGCAcgaaaattactaaaattacaAGAAGATCATACGAAGTAAAAAGCTACAAAATCATAAGATAATCGAGCAGAAGTCATAATACGTTATCTAAACATcataaagctaaaaaaagaaagacattATTTCCATAAagacaaaaaagtatttatttgaacaatactattaaaaaagaaacattaaGGGGCTAAGAAGAAAACTTTGGAGGTTTTTTTCCCATAATGgtgcaatttatttttgtaatcacCAAAGTAGAAATTTTTCAGCAAAAGGTAAGTCGTGCCAAAATGGTACGATTTAGCAATAAAGAAGTCATGTCAATATAAGACgactttaattaaaatgatatgaaGTCATACCGACATGGGAAAATTTCCTTGTTGTTAAGAAGTCGTGCCAAATCGAGATAACTTTAATTAACTGTCTAACCAAAGTCGTGCCAATATCGGGAGACTTcagtattaaatttttaatgaagaAGTCTTATCATATTAGAGACACTTCAGTATTATATTGGTAATGAATAAGTTGTATCATATTCGAATGACTCCAGTTGGacagaataaaaattaaatatttttttagtgatattaattaattaaataataatgcatataagtagttaaaaatttcatgatgatttttttcattataataggATGTGAAAGTTATTTATGAGAGCATGTGTCATAAGGAGGTCTTCTTCATTGTCGTCTAGGTCTTATTTGAGGTCTTATTTCAACCTGTTCAGAATGAAGATTATTGGTCTACTTATACTGGTCCAAATTTAACTGATCCTCACATGCGACACAACAAACCAGGAAGACGAACTACAACTCGTATCCACAACGAAATGGTCTAGTCACTGCCAAATAAACCAAAGAAATGCTCCTTTTGCAGAAGTATCAGTCATAAGAGAACCAACTGCCCAAATAGacattgaaattttattttatgaaactcTCGTAACTTCAGTATACCAACTTTGttgttcacttttattttaatatctatcatccaaaaaattatttgatttcatatatttgttattaaaaacactttttcttttctttacatttttatatctattttattcttctacaatttattatatacaataaaattttaacttctttattcaatttaatattattagaaccaaataattttttttacaataatactATTCAACTAAAGTCTTGCCATTATGGAAAGACTTATAAATTCACACTGAAATCGTGTTATTATGACAAAACTTCTCTTATAGTCCAATACACTGAAGTCATGCCATTATGACATGACTTTCTTTGTAAATGAAGTCGTCTCATTTTGGCAAGACTTTGCTTCCCTAAAATCGTATCAttactttgattattttgaTAATCAACTTAAATGAAGTCATCTCAATCTCTAACGACTTCTACCAACtatattgtctttttttttaatttggcaCGACTTCAATTCCGCTTAACTAAAATCATCCTATTTTCGTACGACTTTTTTAATTAACTCATCCCATTTTCAGATAACTTATCTCTGTTCAGAATTTAAGAAAAGGTACAGTAGTTTGAAAAATAAGGTTTCAAATTGCACGATTCTCATATAAAAACCAACTTTGAAAGCACCCTGTTACCATATGTATTTAGATGGCTAAAGGATGTATTTTATATCTCAAATAAAATAgatacataaaattttaatttaaactattatCACCCTCAGCCGGCATCACCAGCATCACCGCCATTACCTCCAGGAGCACCAGACCGCCATCACCACCGCAACGACCGCTATTAAGCATGTTTGAAATATCAttgaaaatatgtatttatgtgCACTTAATACTTCTTCTACCATCGAGTTCCATGAACCAACCACATCTTAATAATTTGCATTTGGattttgtaatgattttttttttttatttatgtcttgtcttcaaaatatacaatggtcattaatttaaaattttaaaatatattaaaatgatttgtAAAGTACTAAAagaatgtatttttaatgtttagaaAAGATATAAATAGTACTGTCCTCATCACACGTCTCCTCTACCTGCACTATGTTGTTTCCCTTTTGCATCATGAATCCACATATTCTAGTATGGTATCAGATGACCCCTTGTTCTACGGTTCTTTCTTGATTCTTCGATCttgtttttcttctccttttcttgcttttttttttctttgctttaCCATGGCTGACGAAAATACTTCTGCAAGTTTTGTTTATCTTCACCCCAACGAGAATCCTCCAGCTTCCCCTGTTTCTCCCGTTCTTGATCCCACCAACTATCATACATGGAGTAGATCTATTCTGACAGCCCTAAGTGCCAAGAACAAGATTCAGTTTGTTCTTGGCACTGCGCCTCAACCATCCGCTGAATCAAAAGACCTCTCTGCTTGCAATTCAAAACtcttaacaaataaaagaagatagttcagaagatgaaaaagaagatAGTTGGTCACAAAATGGTGTTTATTCTGTGGATGGTGATGCGAGTGTTCTCACTGTAAGCTCAGGATTGGCATGGAAGAACTCGGTTCAATCCATCTGGCTTGGCTACCTATGCAAGAGAGTATCAGATCAAACAAAGAGACAGTTTTATTGATAGGAATTCCAACATTGTGAGAAATGTTGCCTTGATTGAAGATGTTTTACTAGTAGCTGCTGGAGCTACAGGAGTAGAAATTGGAGGTGATAGGATATAACTATGTTTAATGATTGAATTTTCTTGAATTATAAGAGATTGAGGAAAATGCGAGGCTAATGTAGAAATAGGGTGATCACTAACAAAGGTATGTAGGTGGAATTTGATGACAAATTGTGTAAGTAACAACCATATGCATCAAGAGAACTTCATCATATGATGCCTCATTATGTTTAAATCTTTCTAAATTGATCTCAATAAGAAATCTGCACTTAGCAACCAGTCAAAAAGAGGTAGATGAATTGAGAAGATTTTGCTATACAAAATCTGAAGCATAGAGACATGATTAACAAGGAACATAAAAgcatacatttttaattaagcAATTTAACATACAAAATATCCTTTAGTCTTTTACATAAGCCATCTTCATACAACTCCAGCAACCGCAAGTTTAGAAAATCCAGAGTATGAACTGTGAAGTTTTTGATTAGGATATGAGAGAGATTCCAGCAGCAATCAAACTATCAGCCAAAACCTTGTTAGCAGCTTCTGTGGGATGAAAACTATCCCAGAATACATACTCAGATGCATTGGCACATGTTCCTATGGACTTCCTATTGCATAATATAGATGTCTCTATCAACCCCGTTCCACAACAAGCCTTCCTTGCTTCAAAAAATCCTGTGATGACACAATGCATCACACACATGGGAATAGATCAGATAAAACTTAGATGCAGAATTAGAGTTTTTGATTAAGTGGTGATTTATGTTAATGATCATTTGATGCTTCATGCAAACTTTTTTGCCAGAAGCATCTAAAGAACTATAtctaaattttatctatttatatgCTGTACCATTTTCAGAAGGCTTGGTGACCAAGTCATAGAGAGGTTGGTAGATATCAAAGATAACCAAATTGAGGCCTGGAAGCATGTTTTGCAGGTTATTAGATGTGGTGTTGAGCTTTTCATTGAAGCTAATTGCATCACTGTTTAAACTGGCCACACATTCGTTGCTGCTAAAACCAAAGAGAGTGATGGCTCCAGGTAAACAACCTATTGGAGGCAATGATGTCACACCAATCCTCCTTGCTCCCAGTGCATGTAAACTCTGTTAAAGCCATGATTACAAATGCAGATCATAATCACCAaaacaagttttattttaatcaatggCAAGGTTCAGAGAAGTGCATGCCTGGATGAAGTCTGAATAGAATCTCAAGAGGGTGTCTGAGAATTGATCAATTGTGTAAAACTTGTTAAGCAAAGGATTTATGTAGTAGTTCTGAATGAAATCACTGGTTCCAGCACTGACAAGATATATGGCATCAGTTATAATTGATGAAGCATTTGATTGTCCTGCTGCTTCCACCAATTTGTTCTGGCATTCCTTGTAGTATTGCAGCTGCTGGCTCAATGGAATTGCATTCTACATCCATGAAAAAACACAAAAGCATTTACCAAttatatgaagaagaagaagaagaagaagagaaaaacaatGAGATTGAGCCTAAATCTTCTAGAAACTTCTAAGAGTGTTTACATATAGTTTGGCTGTGGGTTCATAGTAACCAGAAGCAGCTGAGGCAAAGTTGGCACCATTCAAGAGGTTATTTCCTTTGGTGTTCAAGTTAAGGTAAGCTGGGGGATAAGAGGTAAATCCAAGAACTTCAGCTGCAGTGAATGAATCAATGAAACAGATATCAAATCTAAGTTCAGAAACTGAGTAACAGAGCTTTAGGATTAAGATATTTAGCAAAATGGGAATTggtaaaaagagaaaaggtaCCTGTGAAGTCTGTGGCAAGCTTTCCATTGCAGAACCTTCCTGTTGGATAGTGATTCTCAAAGTCTCTTCCATAAGGAGGAAAGTTTGCTTTTATAACAGTTAATTTGTGATTATTATTGCCCACATCAACAACCGAATCCCCAAATATGAACAATGCAGGTACCAGAGGCTGGCCATTGGTCACATTAAGCAACAaagcaagaagaagaaaagccaAGAAGGAGCTTGAATACCCCATactcttcaatttcccttcagCAAAGGCCTTCTTTTTGTTCATGCAAAAAGACACAACAGAAAAAGCAACTCTGAAGATGGGTTACAGTTTTGGGAACTGAGAATCTGACTCTATTCGTTTGCTTTGAATCTGGTGCACACAGTGTAGCTGGTTTAGAAAGGCTGCATTTCCAAGAACTTCATTAATGATCAAACTTAAGTAAAGGGTATTGTATAACATAAGTCAACATAGAAAATACTGTATCTGCCACTGTCCAAATTCCTCTAACTTCAAAAACACTATTTGCATTATTAGTTTCAGGAATTTAGAAAAGAGGTTGCATGCTTGAATAATGATGCCAAAATTTACTGTTGAGATGGAATTACTTAGGTGGCAACATGATAGCCTCAACTATCTTAGCTGTATCCTCTTAATATGCCTCAATTCAAGGAAAAGTTAACTCACTCTCAATTCTCAAATGAAACCATAAACATGTGCTTAGTCTAATAGAATCATAAAGAGCCATAAGTGAGAGCACAGTTAAGACTGAAGATGAGTGTATTGATGGATGCATACTCTCCATGCTGAatcatttctaaaaaaaatcataattttctgAAAACATGACAGAATTGAACT encodes the following:
- the LOC114168681 gene encoding GDSL esterase/lipase At5g22810-like; this translates as MNKKKAFAEGKLKSMGYSSSFLAFLLLALLLNVTNGQPLVPALFIFGDSVVDVGNNNHKLTVIKANFPPYGRDFENHYPTGRFCNGKLATDFTAEVLGFTSYPPAYLNLNTKGNNLLNGANFASAASGYYEPTAKLYNAIPLSQQLQYYKECQNKLVEAAGQSNASSIITDAIYLVSAGTSDFIQNYYINPLLNKFYTIDQFSDTLLRFYSDFIQSLHALGARRIGVTSLPPIGCLPGAITLFGFSSNECVASLNSDAISFNEKLNTTSNNLQNMLPGLNLVIFDIYQPLYDLVTKPSENGFFEARKACCGTGLIETSILCNRKSIGTCANASEYVFWDSFHPTEAANKVLADSLIAAGISLIS